One Acidimicrobiales bacterium DNA segment encodes these proteins:
- a CDS encoding crotonase/enoyl-CoA hydratase family protein, protein MTSSAPAPSAPSSSGAERPPAREPDSDRVVVTVADGVAEVRLARPDKMNALDGRMFASIVAAGDRVAADPTVRAVVLHGEGRSFCAGLDTSSFGAMAAPPPAQAGDRSSNGGGGEAGDGAGAVASALSGTRSIVDRLPGRPSNLFQEVAHVWHALPQPVVAALHGHVLGGGLQIALGADIRIAAADAKLSVMEVRWGLLPDMTGPQMLVRLCGLDVAKELVFTGRRITGAEAHGLGLVTHVSEDPLGDARALAAEIAGRNPEAVRGAKALLNAAGTRPLEESLVDESRRMEALMGSPNQVEAVMAELEGRAPRFADGA, encoded by the coding sequence CGGCCCCCGGCCCGGGAGCCCGACTCCGACCGGGTGGTGGTGACCGTGGCCGACGGGGTGGCCGAGGTCCGGCTGGCCCGCCCCGACAAGATGAACGCCCTCGACGGGCGCATGTTCGCCTCCATCGTGGCCGCCGGCGACCGGGTGGCGGCCGACCCCACGGTGCGGGCCGTCGTCCTCCACGGCGAGGGCCGGTCGTTCTGCGCCGGCCTGGACACGTCCAGCTTCGGGGCCATGGCCGCCCCGCCCCCGGCCCAGGCCGGCGACCGGTCCAGCAACGGCGGTGGTGGCGAGGCCGGCGACGGCGCGGGGGCGGTGGCCAGCGCCCTGTCGGGGACGCGGTCGATCGTGGACCGCCTGCCGGGCCGGCCCTCCAACCTGTTCCAGGAGGTGGCCCACGTCTGGCACGCCCTCCCGCAGCCGGTGGTGGCCGCACTCCACGGCCACGTCCTGGGCGGCGGCCTGCAGATCGCCCTGGGGGCGGACATCCGCATCGCCGCCGCCGACGCCAAGCTGTCGGTCATGGAGGTCCGCTGGGGCCTGCTGCCCGACATGACCGGGCCGCAGATGCTGGTGCGGCTGTGCGGGCTGGACGTGGCCAAGGAGCTGGTGTTCACCGGCCGGCGCATCACCGGGGCCGAGGCCCACGGGCTGGGCCTGGTCACCCACGTCTCCGAGGACCCGCTGGGCGACGCCCGGGCCCTGGCGGCCGAGATCGCGGGCCGGAACCCGGAGGCCGTCCGGGGGGCCAAGGCCCTCCTCAACGCGGCCGGCACCCGCCCGCTGGAGGAGTCCCTGGTGGACGAGTCCCGGCGTATGGAGGCCCTGATGGGCAGCCCCAACCAGGTCGAGGCGGTCATGGCCGAGCTGGAGGGCCGCGCCCCCCGGTTCGCCGACGGCGCCTGA